The genomic DNA CTTCCAGATCATGAATTGTTTCATCCTTCGACTTCAGCTGTGTTCTTTCCCTGTGAGTGCATATTTATCagctaaaaaaaaagaaggaaaagttGGTTTTTCTGGGAAAAAGAGAACAGAGCAAGAAACCTTTTCACCAAACTGATGCTTAAAAATATACTTATGATGCCATCTATAATACAACAGTATTATTTCTGTTTTTAAAAACCACAATCATACCATTTCTTCTTTGCAGAGAAGGTATCAAACATACCTTTCCTCAATATCTCTTAGTGTCTGACGCCACATGTCTTGGCTCCTAGTGAGTTTTTCATTCATCTGCAAGAGAAAGGCAGAAAATTTACACCAATGCAGGGAGTCATGAGTTTGAATGCTAACACCTAATTGCGGCTGATAAACATGCATGAGACAGTGCTCACATCTGCAACTTTCTTTTTCTCCACCATTAGGTTCTCAAGCTTAAGTTGGAGCTCTTGAAGCTTATCATTTACAGCTTTCTCGACAGCTTCAGAAACGAGGCGTTCCTTGTTTCTTTTAGCCTCAGATAAAAGGCCCTCGTAATACTGAAGATATGAACAATATAGGCAGATGAACACATGAGAGAAACTGCGAATTCAACAGGCTAACAAAGTTCATACAATCAATAGCCAAAATAACTTAGAAGGTAAGTTGAGCGCACCTCTCTTTGAGTTTCGAGTTGACTTGCCAGGAGCCGATTGTACTCATCCACAATCTAGTAAGAAGAGCATGCACATAATTTATAAAAAGAGATTACCAGTAAGGTATGATGGAGTAAATCAAATAAAGTGAATTTAAAATTCTTACTGTTTCAGCTTTGCTGCTGAACATAGCTCCACCCATGTCAGAGTCGTCATTGCACGAGCAGTTCACACAGTCATCCCCAGAGTATTTACATTTTGACTTGAACTTAGCATGCTTTGCATCACTCTTTGAGTGATTCAGTCGATGGACAAAGCTGTCACCAACATAATCCCAAACACGCTGTGTTTCCAAATCTAGCGAGTAACAGTGCTGAGTGTCTTTCCAGTGCTGTTTTGCATGGCCTTCTTGATACCTAGAACATGGGGAACCAATAAGGGCAAGGTTAACTGGGCAGGTAGAAAGAGGTTAAACTAACCCCCAAGctgtgtactccctccatcccatgaAAAGTGCAATTCTGTGTTTGAAAAAAATCCCACAAAGAGTGCAATTCTAGAGGTTGGATCTCAACTACTGCCTAATTAAGCGCTCAGATTTGATTTGCATGCAAAAACTATCCGCATGTGGCAAATAATTGAGGGTATGAGAGTCTTTTCACGCCACCACTAATCTGTCTGAAAAAAACTAGAATTGCACTCTtcatgggacggagggagtatatcaaAATTCTACTGACGACAAAAAAATGTCCCACATCATTATAACTGTATGGCTTTTCATCTAGCAGTCTTGACCACTAAGTAATTATGTGCAATACTTTAACAAGAACACCCATGAGTCATTACAACAGAAAATAAGTCAGTAGGTAATGGCATACCTTCCACATCCAACAAAACCACAAATCACACATATCCAGAGGTTTCCGGAGGTTTGGCAAACAGAGCAAGTAGAATCTTCGGACTGCTTCTGACAAAACTGACATACCTGAAATGGAAACAGCTATGGGTAAAGGCAGAGCTCATGCTGAAGAAAGTTTTGCATGTCATAATGGAAGGAAATAGTTCTCGATACACTGGAGGCAACTCTATAATATTTCGAGTTGGAATACTGATAATAATTTGGAGTACATAAGGAAGCGGTTGCTTTTTATTTGCAATGTTATGATCCATGTATGCCAGTATAATGTCCCTAGGACTCACATTTCTGTCATGACCATTCAATATTTGCCCCTTTGTAGTGCAATTACTTGCTAGAATATACATGGAGATAGAGTTAATGTTACAGTAATCAGTATTGATATGCCCTGCCACTGGAAGTTCCTAGTGGGTGCCCAAGATATGAAATGACATGTGTAAGCTGTAAGGTCCCAAGATTCTTAAAGAAACGTCATGTCTGAACAGTTACATAATTCCAACCAGAATATTGTATGATGTAGTTTTCATTGCAAATGCAAATCCAATGCATTTATAAATCACACAAGGAAAGAATAACAGCAACAGGTGATTTTGCGTCGCCCTAGAAGAGCAAATGTTGAACAGAGCAAAACAACCATTCATTACCGGACAAGACGAATTGACCCACACTGAAACACATGAACACTGGAAGGAGTGATCACACGTAGTTGCCAAAATACCACTGATGTCTTGATCCAATCTTTCTGATCAATTAACACATATAAAGATGTCAGAGAATAGTTAGGCATGCAAGACTAAACAAGACACATAACTTAAATAACAACAGACAAAATACGAGAAGTGAAACTAACAAATGATGTGTTGCATCAAATAGAAAGGTATTTAAAGTCCGAACTATGGCTGGAAAAATGGAAGTTAGTATCTATTTGTGAAAGTGCCATGTGTGTACATAATGTTGGTTAAACAACACAAGACAAGGCATGAAACTagcttttttttctgaaaacatACTTGGATGCACATTTTGATAGAATGTGATCAATATGGGTATTAAACTATCGACCCTAGTAGGTTAGAAAACTGCACAATGAAGGCAGCTCTAAAGTAGTTCGTCAAAATGATAGGCATTGGAAACACTTCGGGAATAAGGTTATTAGTTAAGTCTCAAGCAAATATAACTCCATAGACAGATAAGTTTAAAAGTTGCAGGTCTCTCGAAGCATAGAACAGAAAGTGCCTAAATCTCTTCAGAAGTCTCTTCAGAGGCATTCGATAAATCTCTTCATCAGAGGTCACAAAAGGATTTCAAATGTGACACTATGGTGATATCTGCGCATGGTTTTGAATTGTATTGCAGAGCCCCAACGcaaaataaataagaaaagGTAAGATCACCTATGCAAACAGGGCATATGGGAAGTTCGGTGGATCCAACAGGTGGAGTTGTGGCAACCTCCGAGGAGGGAGTATACTGCACAGCTGCTATAAACAGAACATGGCAAACCTCTCCCTGCACCATGGAACAAGAGTAAATCAGGCGCACTCACCAATTTAGCACGGTCTCACATATGATCAGCAAATAAAACTGAAATCCAATTGACAATATTAGCAACCTCCGAGGATGAGAACCTCCAGCCATTGAGGTCCAGGTAGAACCCATCAGCGCTCTTCTGGTCCTCAAACTCTACAAGGACACTGTACCGGTCCTCCACTCCATCATCCCTACGGATACAACAGCGTGGGTAAGTAAATCGCATGCAGAGAACGGCGCAATTTGCTCCAAGGAAAGCGATAGCCGAAAGCTGACCTGATGAAACGGATGTCTGAGGCGCGCTCGAGGTAAGGGCCACAGAAGCGGACAAAGTCATCCGGCGAAACGCGCGTCGGGACGGCGAGCACCAGAAGCCGCGTGCCGCGCCATGGCTGCAATTGACAGGAGAGAACTAGACATAAGGGCGCGAAACAACGAGCACGCGAGAACTAGTAGAGAGAAAACGAGGGAGAGCAGTTACCGGGAGGAGCGAGTCGGAGGcgggctgcggggcggccggcccggaggaggaggacgaggtggcggcgacggccgaggcgtaggaggaggaggtgttAGAGGTGGACGACGACGAGTGGTAGAGGTGGATGACGCCGCGGGTGTGGTGTACCCTAGGGCTTCgggcggacgcggcggaggtCGCGCCGGGGAGCTCGAGTGGAGGTATGGAGGAcgtggtggtggaggcgggAGGGTGACTGGAGGTCGGGGAGAGTGGGTTggaggtggcgccgccgcggccgctggtgccgacctcgtcggcggcggcggcgggcggggaggCGGGGAAGTCGACGGACTGGATCCGCAAGACGGACATGGTGGCTGGGCTCGCTGGGCTTTTGGGCCCTTTccccctgtttttttttttttttttgctcgagcctggaggtggagatcgactaattttcttttttattagcGATTTTCTTCCACCAAATAAATTTGACTTAGCGGTGCAATTAAGTAATTAACCTTTTAGAAGCTAACGAGATCAAATAAGTAGTTGCTTAGAAAAAATAAAGCTATGAGATGAAATAGTTATCTAGCAATGAGATTTGGCTGCTAAACATGCAACGGGAGTGTTGCAGGAGATGAATAGGGTGCGAGGAGTGGAGACAGCCATGGTTgtcaaaggagagagagagagggcaacaataaaacagcaaacaaacGCGAAGGAATCACCAAGAGAAGGATATGCGCTAAAGTCTTGACATCTTTAGAACCAATTGATTGTAATTAACACAGCTTTTTTTCACGCACTGAATGCACCCGGCCTGATTCGTTGAAGAATTCCGAGTTTTCTGTTTGTACTTTGTATgagaataaaaaaaaacttgaccgaGGGATATGACAGCTCCatcgtatttcattaagaggaagtaACTGGCTTCCTGGTCGAGATTCCTAACCATACCAGTGATGGGTTTTTGTCGAGAACCCTAACCATACCAATGATATTTTTTTAAACCCAGCCACGAGAAGTTGAATACAGAACTTGAGGAGTGCTACTAAAGTCATCAAACCAATTCAGCTAGAAGCTTGTTCGCGAACGAGCATACATGAATCCATGAAGACCAATCCTTTATCTAGGGCACTTTATTTTATCATAAAACATACAGATTTGCTCCAATTGGTTTGTCCTAATCAAAATGCTGCCATTGACGGTGTAATGCAGCACAAAAACTTCTTTCCTCTCAAGGActtttttgaactctgataCTCAGCGGCACCTATTTTTTTCACCCGAGAATACTCGACCTGACCATGTTATGACTTTGCCAAATGGCAATCATGCGGCGGGAACGTGTCGTGTACTAGCACAGAGGAACGGTCAACATCTCCAGTCCCCCACGCACACATACCTCAACGATGATGACTACTTGTGCGGTCAGAGCAGAGCGCACGAATCTTTTGGATTCGGAACAGTAACCAGAGCATTGCCTTCCCGCCAAAAACACTCCGTCTCCTCTCCTTTCGCCGCACCCAATGATCAGGTAGCCATTAACAGAACGATGCCTATTAGCTTTATCTCCAGCACTAGCTTCTTACTGATCACTCTGTCAGCATCTCCCAGTGACAGGTTTACCCCACATGCCTGGGACCCGATTGCCATTCAGAGTTCCAGACACTGACGAGCGGCTGCTGTTTTCTTCAGACAACCCACACGCTAACCGTACCCGCCACTAGCTTTTGGAAGTAACCCGCCTCGGGAAGCGTGGCTCGGAAGTTGATCAAGGGTGGTGGATTAGACAATCAATGGCATCGTCCCCTAAGCTAAGCAGCTGCAGCTTTTGTCTTCTGATGCGATGCGACCACAAACAGTCGCCGCGCCGCTTGGGAGCTCTTCTCAACTCCGCACTCCACAGCTCCACTCCGCTTCGCTCGCCCCGGGCTCCGAAGCCGGCGAGGCCGGCGCCATGTTCACCGACGGCATGTCGAGGCTGGCCGTGGCTGTCAGCGTGACGGTGGCGCTCAGCCTGGCCATCTTCCTCACCATCCTGGTGCTCCTCATCGCCGACCTCTTCTGCGcccacctccggcggcggcgtctccgCGCCGAGGCGTCCCCGTCGAAACTCGGCCCGCTTGCGCTGTCCCCCGCGCGCACCGAGGACGGGTCGGTGGCGAccaccacggcggcgcgcgaggcGCTCTCCAGCACGCCGCCGTTCTACTACGCGCACGGCGTGCTCCACGCGCCCCACACCAAggacctcctcctcgccatccCCAAGCTGGAGTCCGCGGTGTGGCGGTGgtcgcccgcgcgccgctcgaCGCCGTCGCGGTCGGGCTCGTCCACGGGCTCCTCGGCGCGCGGCGACGGGTTCATGTGCATCTCCAACCCGGTGTACGACcggggcggcgcgcagggccAGGCCGCGCCGGGCGGCGGGGACTCGCCGCCGTTCGAGACGCCgggcgcgtcgccgtcgccgttcgggatcacggaggaggaggaggaggaggacggagagGAAGGCGGgttctcgccgccgctgccggcgatgCGGAAGCTGCCTCCACTGGGCGTCGTGGCGTATCCCCCACCCGCGCTGAGCTTCGCCGATGCCAGGCCGGCGCTGACGGTGACCGACACCAAccgggcctcctcctcgtcgtccaaTCTCACCGCCCACTTCTTCTCTTCATGGTCATCGAAGTAAGAGATCACTTGTATTGCTTGCGATGTAGTGAGAGGGATGCTTGTACGATGCAGCTTGATTTCATTCATTATTTTGGTCATTTTCCTAGCTCACTCCCTGGCTCAATGCTCATCTCAAAGAGTTCTTGCATATGTCATCTCCACTAAAACCAATCTTTGCTCAATGTTTTATCATCAACTAAACTCACCAACTCGGTTACCACTGCTAATGCTAAAATCTTGACAAATATCTGAAACGGATGATTAATCTCACGGTGAAACAAAAAGGAGTTCAAAGACGAACAGCATTCGTTCAGAGCTTGGGTCATCGCTGAGAGTCTTGAGCCCGAGCACCGGTACACGGGGGGTCCCGTTGTGCTGTGATCAGGCTCAGAGGCTGGCATCGACTGAGTGGGGGTCCTGTGACATCAAACCCAAGAACACTATTCCAGTACTCTACAGTCTACACACAAAAAAAGGTCCCAACTCCCAAGCTGTTGACTACACTACACCATACAGCCACACAACACACTACACTTTGTTACTCGAATACTACTCGATTAATCCCGTTGCCGATCGTGTAAGTCTCTCACCGATCGACAAAAGGTGTTGACAGGCAGAAGCATACCGCGCATTTCTGATGGATGCCATTGGAACATGCAAAAGCAAAGCTTCCCGCACGCCCCTGCCTGTGTTCGGTAACTTGGCATTTGGTGAAGAATGGGGCGATGCATATCTCGGGTCGGGGGCACCAAAAGAAAAGGCGAGCCCTGCTGCGCTCTGCATGTATAGGCCATGGTCGCAGCGCCGCTGAGGCATCAGGAAAAGGCGTGACGTGTAGTTATTTAGACGTATGGAAAAAAGCCTGGGCGAAACGTGCATGCTTGGCCTTTTGGCGGTTTTGGCCTGTGGTCGCGGCAAGGCCTGACGCGTCACGAGCCCTGAGCTCGGCCCAACGTGGAAAGAAGGCAACAGGCGCTTGCTATCGGTAGGGCTCCGACGTCCCCCAGCCGTTCCTCTCGCGTCGTCTCtcggcgctggcgctggcgaGCAGCCTGCAGCCTGTCTGTGCAGCGCGCATGCATGCTCTTCGCCTCTTCGGCGTTTGGCTGCCTTGGCATCTTCCATCCGAACAAGGAAGCCGTGTCTTGTTGCTTGCTTAACGCGGCCCTCTAGTACACTGCAAATGGTTAGCGCGTATCTCCTCGCACGCGAAGTTTTGCttttggaaaaagtctaaattacgtCTCtaaactatagccaaagttcgAATAATCTTCCTAAACGatcgtttggttcattttacctcTACTCTTTTGTTTAAATTACCCCCTaatacaatttatctttttttatttcttcaagTGGAGTTTCAAATTGAAATTTTACACAGTGATGTACTatcataagagcatctccaaaagacTATTTAATACTCAAAAGAATAGGTAAAATTTTGGACAAAATCCAAAAACTGTGATCCAACAAGCTCGACATCCCGCTCGGCAAAGGTCGCCCCTGGCTGGTATCTTTACCAATCCGATGTCCATCGCCGTCTCGCTTGGTGCCCGCGGCTCCTGCCCTCTTGTCCCTCCAAGCACTACTCCGCCCTGCCCTCTCCATCCACTCACGCGCGCCCGCACCGCCACAATCACCATTGCCGGTTGAGGACAGAACTCCACCCCTCCCTCAAATTCTCTCCACCCAAGCCACCATAATCCAATTCCTTGCACTCGGAGCACGCCCAAGGCATCCTCTACTAGCTGCATCCCTCGCATAGAGCCGAAGTTCAGTGAGGAGACCTCGTGTCGTGACCAGTCGTCGTATAGAAAGTGGAGCAGGCGGCACTGGGCAGGCGGAGCTGGGTAGTGCTGGGCGAGCGGCAGGTCCGAGGGGGAGGATGCGGCCGGCGGTGAGGTGGAGGATGCGGCCGGCGATGAAGGGGAGGATGCGGATGCAACTCGCGAAGGAGATGGATCGGGGGCCGCTTGTCAGCGGGAGAATGGGATGGAGTAGAGGAGGGGATGGATGGAGGAAGCTGTTGGATTTTTTTATCCTTTGGTTAGTTAAATAGTTAGCTAAATATAATTTGACTAGTGTGATTTTGAGAGACTATTGGAGATGCTTTAACACATGCTATAAAAAtatatcataaatttttatCACTATATTAACAGATTaagatatttaataataaattaattattggaGTTCAAACTTATATAAAAATTAATgatgaaaaattataataattttttaaatatgcattgtgatgtgcACTACTACCATgcaatttgaattaaaattcaTCGTATGAACAAAAAAACAAATTGTATTATGGaataaaatgaactaaattGCATAGTTTATGGGGTAAACTGAACCAATAGTTTAGGCGGTTATTCAGACTTTAGCTATACTCGAAGGTAGTAAAttattttttccctttttctagcgattctttttatttttaagtggattttatttttgattttgAATATACTGGAACGATTAATGATTTTGAGGTGGCGGCCCAGAAACAGGCCTCACTAACAGCCTATAGAAAAACATCCCACGCGGAAGCAGCCCAAAACTCTCTCACGAGCACGCGCGCAGCGCACAACCCACATCAAAACGGGAGCGGCCCATGCgcgcctcttttttttttttgaaaaataaagggTCTAATTGGTTGGCTACCAAAATTGTGGCATACCAAAATTTGGGCATTGCCAATTCTTGGGCTTTAGTTTGGTGCCAAAAAATACCCACATCTCACATTTATTCTGTGGCAATGTTTTTTGCCTAGATTTTGGCTTGCCAAAACTGTGGCATGCCATTTTTTTTGGCAACACACCAATCAAGCCCAAAGCCCACGGCGCTCTCGTGCGCGGAGGCAACGTGTGCCGAGCGGCTCTGGTTGGGCTGAGCCGCAGCGAAGCGCGCCCGTGCAGCGGCGACcaagccggcggcgccgcggccggatGCCCTAACCCGCCAAACCGCTCAAAATCCAAAATCTAAAATCCCAGTCCGTCTCACCGGCGAGTCCCCGAATCGAGCCGCCCATGGCGTCCTCCCAGATCCCCGTCGTCGACAtccccgacgacgacgacgacgacggcctcgcctccgccgggcccgttctcctcccctccctcctcccgcaagCGCTCCCacggctccgccgcctccagcacCTCCCCCGCGGACTTCCTCGACGCCTTCTCGCCGTCGCCTCCCCGCCAGAAGCGGCTGCTGCTCGCGGCGGGGGACCCCATCGTCCTCGACGACACCCCGTCCCCGCCTAAGCGGCGGACCTCCTCCTCGGCCCCCAAGCTGCCGGTCCTCGTGGTAGATGACGACGACGATCCCTCGTCCCCCAATGACGTTGTTACCGAGACCCCCGACTCCGTTCTCGACCGGGTCCCTTTCTCCGAGACGCCGGGGACGGCTGTGCCCGGTTCTGCTAGCCTCGGCACTGTTGTTGCCgagacccccggcttcacctcTCCGGGCTCGGTCGGGCCACCTGCTGCCCGTGGCCTGTCGTCTGCTGCGACGGCACAAAAATTATCTGGTAAAGCGTTCTCACTTGTGGCTGGCTTCTCTTTTGGTAATCAAGAATTTACTGGTCTTGAGTGTTTCAGCTTACATTACGGGAGTTATAAAGAAAGGATTGCAATGCAGTTGTTGATTCTGTGAAATTTAATCTTCATAACTTACATCAGCAATTTCCATGTTAATTTGGCGAGCTTATTCTCTTGCATAACCTTAGCTGGTGTGTTTGGCCATACTTGTTATTACTTCTCTCGGCTTCAGGCCTAACTGTTACAAATTCAGGCCTAGCTGAGTTCTTTTAGCAGCTTACCTGTTAATGGATGACGCTGCACATGCAGTTGTAACTAGTGCTTCTTTTTCATTATGCGCATACATATGAAGTTTGTTATTAAGGACAGCATATGATATGTTCTAGGCTCATCAGAGTTTGTTTACAATTTTGTAGGAATAActtgctttctttttttttggacatCTTTAGCTAGTTTCTTTTGCCATACTTATTATTACTTACACCTCTTGGATTCAGGCCTAACGGTTGCACATCCTTTGTATGCTCAGTTTGGGGAGTTaacatcatgaaaatattttagaGTAAATCTCAAGCAGCTTATGTTGAACCATGACAGATAATATAAAGGGAAGGAGGCTGTGATTTATAATTTATAAGTTGAACAAAGCAGAATTACATAAGCAAAATGGCACTTCTCTGATTTTAGAACTATATCATCTAGAGCTCATATGAGCTCAATTGAGCTTGGATAATGTTGTATGTCGGTTGTAAATAGTGTACCTTCATTCATTCTGGACTCATCACAGTTTGTTTTCATTTGCAGGAGTTTCTTCTCTGATATCTCTGGACAGCGATGATGAGTTGGATGATGACACCATGCACAGGGAGCCTTTGATCGATTTGTCAAGTAATGTAGCAAATTCTGATCCTGTGGGTGGACTTGTGTCAACGGTCTGTACTGGCGAAGTGGATAATGGCTAATGGGTAAGGCACAGCCACATGTTCAAGAATGACAGTAAGTCGTATCTATGAAAGCAACTGTAGTTTAGGTGAAACACATTGCTGTATTTTCTAAGTAGAAGATTCTACAAAAAGGAGAACATGTATTGACTTGTAAGCATTTTACTGAGCATGCCTACTGATTAGAACTAAATATGTTTAGCATCAATCAAGTGACATCACATCTTTTTTATGTAGGAAGTGAAGAAGTGGGAAAAGAATGATGCTCAACACATTGAAG from Panicum virgatum strain AP13 chromosome 7N, P.virgatum_v5, whole genome shotgun sequence includes the following:
- the LOC120683292 gene encoding uncharacterized protein LOC120683292 codes for the protein MFTDGMSRLAVAVSVTVALSLAIFLTILVLLIADLFCAHLRRRRLRAEASPSKLGPLALSPARTEDGSVATTTAAREALSSTPPFYYAHGVLHAPHTKDLLLAIPKLESAVWRWSPARRSTPSRSGSSTGSSARGDGFMCISNPVYDRGGAQGQAAPGGGDSPPFETPGASPSPFGITEEEEEEDGEEGGFSPPLPAMRKLPPLGVVAYPPPALSFADARPALTVTDTNRASSSSSNLTAHFFSSWSSK
- the LOC120683220 gene encoding BRAP2 RING ZnF UBP domain-containing protein 1-like encodes the protein MSVLRIQSVDFPASPPAAAADEVGTSGRGGATSNPLSPTSSHPPASTTTSSIPPLELPGATSAASARSPRVHHTRGVIHLYHSSSSTSNTSSSYASAVAATSSSSSGPAAPQPASDSLLPPWRGTRLLVLAVPTRVSPDDFVRFCGPYLERASDIRFIRDDGVEDRYSVLVEFEDQKSADGFYLDLNGWRFSSSEGEVCHVLFIAAVQYTPSSEVATTPPVGSTELPICPVCIERLDQDISGILATTCDHSFQCSCVSVWVNSSCPVCQFCQKQSEDSTCSVCQTSGNLWICVICGFVGCGRYQEGHAKQHWKDTQHCYSLDLETQRVWDYVGDSFVHRLNHSKSDAKHAKFKSKCKYSGDDCVNCSCNDDSDMGGAMFSSKAETIVDEYNRLLASQLETQREYYEGLLSEAKRNKERLVSEAVEKAVNDKLQELQLKLENLMVEKKKVADMNEKLTRSQDMWRQTLRDIEERERTQLKSKDETIHDLEEQIKDFKFSIKLQKSIEKNDGVKGGTLVPLTTVSDSGGKGKRSSRTSKRRNYYPPALIVHSGAFVVDYLAAYSHDWCTVSSLSSVRACSDGVP